In a genomic window of Flavobacterium lipolyticum:
- a CDS encoding T9SS-dependent choice-of-anchor J family protein, giving the protein MPPVQSIPYKQSFDGLPAAADTYVDIPGFQGWTANGGNQNTAVWSTGLTGDRALVKNSNSNVNSGGIHNYDDKIGFLNSTSGDFAIGFAFSSLGSQTVNVYYDAMIIRNLYDGGSNNRLQEMALQYRVGTTGAFTTLSPAYSNNSTTLQTTAAVITPLDLRTTRIKVTLPASCDNQQIVQIRWIARLISGSVGSRQSFAIDNIDINADHIAPVNEAGFPKATNISSTNFDFSDKLDEIGKTYYVLLPGGSTAPTAAQVKLGLDASGTAALQSGSLNIVDKTLAYTKNFAGLSAATSYSVFSVSEDAYENIQSTVTKVDVTTTAVALPEITTTVSALDLGASETNFESGSKSYQIQASDLKDNLVLSVTPNFSISKDNVTFGSTLTYTAADFASNASKTVYVRFNPNLLGAFTGQITHESTDAVAKHISLAGRGINPYIQNFDDSNVLSNSGWTQYNLEGTANKWTYTNAARNINSGTGAVLMNGFSDSGASKDWLISPKLRLDTFDKLPLLSFYSRKFYAGPGLKLMVSTNYDGVSSPETATWTEIDGSFPTTTGTYTASQYIELTAYKTNSTYLAWVYETTAGGSNNASEWSFDDYAIANETGYVASNPVLDFGTVDQNTVSTSQSFAFKAKGYGDVTIKAPVGYQISLDNTLFQNSFTLSETDALAGKTLYARFIPTTKEFKIGGTLTVTGTLLNKQIGSLTGSSLPKAETYDVVTYNLEFFGAPTAAYGPTNKTLQLENVAKVMNKLDADVYVVQEVSSDAQIDALIQKISVNGKTFDKSISTSWSYSWDPNSDPSFPPQKLVVIYNTQTTTVKKTRVMFKKFYDELRAGTKTLNNYPGGSSSSFFSSGRLPYMVTVETNLNGIKKEINLVDLHARANSGSDISRYNMRKYDAQVLKDSLDVQYPNANIMILGDYNDDVSKSVIAPNPSSYESFVTDTANYKALTLEISQAGAFSFLSSGGFLDHIMISNELTDQYISGSTAVYDPRNDIASYTTTTSDHGPVIARFILNSSNLSTIDFETKNGYAVQAYPNPTTDVVNVIVKTNTDKKLKLKFYDVSGHLLGNPVDINATQDVSTTAVPVSYLQTGIYFYTLTENNKVVYKGKIIKK; this is encoded by the coding sequence ATGCCTCCAGTGCAGTCCATTCCGTATAAACAAAGTTTTGATGGGTTACCGGCCGCCGCCGACACTTATGTTGATATTCCTGGTTTTCAGGGTTGGACAGCTAATGGCGGAAATCAAAATACTGCTGTCTGGAGTACAGGATTAACTGGAGATAGGGCATTAGTGAAAAATAGTAACTCTAATGTCAATTCGGGAGGGATTCATAATTATGACGATAAAATCGGGTTTTTGAATTCAACATCCGGAGATTTTGCAATTGGTTTTGCATTTTCAAGTTTGGGGAGCCAAACAGTTAACGTATATTACGATGCGATGATTATTCGTAATTTATATGATGGAGGAAGCAACAATCGTTTGCAAGAAATGGCATTACAGTATCGTGTTGGAACTACCGGTGCTTTTACCACTTTATCACCTGCATATTCAAACAATAGTACAACCTTGCAGACTACAGCAGCAGTTATAACTCCATTAGACTTAAGAACTACACGTATTAAAGTAACATTACCTGCGAGTTGTGATAATCAGCAAATAGTTCAAATACGATGGATTGCCCGACTGATTTCCGGATCTGTAGGTTCACGTCAATCTTTCGCAATAGATAATATTGATATTAATGCGGATCACATTGCACCGGTAAACGAAGCAGGGTTCCCGAAGGCAACAAATATTTCATCCACTAATTTTGATTTTTCAGATAAGTTAGATGAAATAGGAAAAACTTATTATGTATTGCTTCCTGGCGGAAGTACTGCTCCAACTGCCGCTCAGGTAAAACTGGGACTTGATGCTAGTGGTACTGCAGCTCTGCAGTCAGGATCTTTAAATATTGTTGATAAAACTCTGGCTTATACTAAAAATTTTGCAGGTTTATCAGCTGCGACGTCTTATTCCGTATTCTCGGTTTCTGAAGATGCATACGAAAATATTCAAAGTACAGTAACTAAAGTAGACGTAACGACAACGGCAGTTGCATTACCAGAGATAACAACAACAGTTAGTGCACTTGATTTAGGTGCTTCTGAGACAAACTTTGAATCAGGCTCTAAAAGCTATCAAATTCAGGCAAGTGACCTTAAAGACAATTTAGTGTTAAGTGTTACTCCAAATTTTTCAATTTCAAAAGATAATGTAACCTTTGGTTCAACACTAACATATACTGCAGCTGACTTTGCATCAAATGCGTCCAAGACGGTTTATGTAAGGTTTAATCCAAATTTATTAGGTGCCTTTACAGGTCAAATTACACATGAATCTACCGATGCTGTTGCGAAACATATATCACTGGCAGGAAGAGGAATTAACCCGTATATTCAAAATTTTGATGACTCTAATGTGTTATCTAACAGCGGATGGACGCAATACAATTTGGAAGGAACTGCCAATAAATGGACTTATACTAATGCTGCCAGAAATATAAATTCTGGAACAGGAGCAGTTCTTATGAATGGATTTTCGGATAGTGGAGCAAGTAAAGATTGGTTGATTTCTCCAAAATTGCGTTTAGATACATTTGACAAATTACCATTATTGTCTTTTTATTCTCGTAAGTTTTATGCGGGACCTGGCTTAAAATTAATGGTTTCTACAAATTACGACGGTGTTAGCAGTCCGGAAACAGCGACTTGGACAGAAATTGATGGAAGTTTTCCAACTACTACAGGAACTTACACGGCATCTCAATATATAGAATTAACAGCTTATAAAACAAATAGTACTTATCTGGCGTGGGTGTACGAAACGACAGCAGGAGGATCTAACAATGCTTCAGAGTGGTCATTTGATGATTATGCAATTGCAAATGAAACGGGTTATGTAGCTTCAAATCCGGTTTTAGATTTTGGGACTGTAGATCAAAATACGGTTTCGACATCACAATCTTTTGCTTTTAAAGCTAAAGGATATGGAGACGTTACGATTAAGGCACCGGTTGGTTATCAAATATCTTTGGATAATACTTTGTTCCAAAATAGTTTTACATTGTCAGAGACAGATGCTTTGGCAGGAAAAACACTTTATGCGCGATTCATACCTACTACAAAAGAATTTAAAATTGGTGGTACATTAACAGTAACAGGAACTTTGTTAAACAAACAAATAGGTTCTTTAACGGGATCTTCTCTTCCAAAAGCAGAAACTTACGATGTGGTGACTTATAATTTGGAGTTTTTTGGTGCTCCAACTGCGGCTTACGGACCAACGAATAAAACGTTACAATTGGAAAATGTAGCAAAAGTTATGAATAAACTTGATGCAGATGTATATGTAGTTCAGGAAGTTTCGAGCGATGCTCAGATCGATGCTTTGATTCAGAAAATAAGTGTGAATGGAAAAACATTCGATAAAAGTATTTCTACGTCATGGTCCTATTCATGGGATCCGAATTCAGATCCAAGTTTTCCTCCACAAAAATTGGTCGTAATTTATAATACACAAACTACCACAGTTAAGAAGACACGTGTTATGTTTAAGAAATTTTATGATGAATTACGCGCTGGTACCAAAACTTTGAATAATTATCCGGGAGGATCCAGCAGCAGTTTTTTCTCATCTGGTCGTCTGCCATATATGGTTACAGTTGAAACTAACTTAAATGGAATTAAAAAAGAAATTAACCTGGTCGATCTTCATGCACGTGCTAATAGTGGTTCGGACATTTCCCGTTATAACATGCGTAAATATGATGCGCAGGTGTTGAAAGATAGTTTAGATGTTCAATACCCAAATGCTAATATTATGATTTTAGGAGATTATAATGACGATGTAAGTAAATCAGTTATTGCACCAAATCCATCTTCTTACGAAAGTTTTGTTACAGATACAGCCAATTACAAAGCATTGACTTTAGAAATCAGTCAGGCTGGGGCATTTAGTTTTCTAAGTTCAGGCGGATTTTTAGATCATATTATGATTTCTAATGAGTTAACGGATCAATATATTTCAGGTTCTACTGCAGTATATGATCCTCGAAATGATATTGCAAGTTACACCACCACAACTTCAGACCACGGTCCGGTAATTGCCCGTTTTATATTGAACTCTTCAAATCTGTCAACAATCGATTTTGAAACCAAGAATGGTTATGCGGTTCAGGCTTATCCGAATCCGACTACTGATGTGGTGAATGTGATCGTAAAAACCAATACAGATAAAAAACTGAAATTGAAGTTCTACGATGTTTCAGGTCATTTATTAGGGAATCCGGTTGATATTAATGCAACACAGGATGTAAGTACTACGGCTGTTCCGGTAAGTTATTTGCAAACGGGGATTTACTTTTATACGCTAACCGAGAATAATAAAGTAGTTTATAAAGGGAAAATTATTAAAAAGTAA
- the cobT gene encoding nicotinate-nucleotide--dimethylbenzimidazole phosphoribosyltransferase, with product MSHLDDILKSRRDTRHFTKDEVPDEVIQKALQAGHWAPSVGLTDATRYYLIKSAAVKSTIKNLFLDYNKKAEELTDNHEQKEHYKSLKLEAIEEAPIGLIIAYDRSVLNQFTIGTVGSNEAVKFSSVCAAQNIWLSLTEQGYGMGWVSILNYYQFKKILDLPENIEPLGYFCIGKPATNYDNQPMLQQLHWKQKSEAPDCKEIKTTVENLIPNLNLNPKTANSKDFNFSTQLQDKIDSKTKPIGALGTLETLAFQMGTVFETLNPKIINPAIVVFAADHGIANHGVSAYPQDVTRQMVTNFLEGGAAINVFCKQNDIQLSIVDAGVNYDFPTNANLINAKIAKGTQSFLHLPAMSEAELQLCFEKGKSIVEDLARKGSNCIGFGEMGIGNTSTASVLMSLLTGFSIEECVGKGTGVEDEKLLQKQNLLRKAIENYTGPAELKQQLAYFGGFEIIQIASGMLTAFENNMLLLVDGFICSTAFLIASKINPAIHKNAVFCHCSAEKAHQKLLDYLNAKPILNLDLRLGEGTGCAIAFPILKSAEVFLNEMASFESAGVSRK from the coding sequence ATGAGCCATTTAGACGATATACTAAAATCACGTCGTGATACCCGCCATTTTACAAAGGATGAAGTTCCTGATGAAGTCATTCAGAAAGCACTTCAAGCCGGACATTGGGCTCCGTCAGTTGGATTAACAGATGCCACCCGATATTATCTTATTAAATCTGCTGCGGTTAAAAGTACCATCAAAAATCTTTTTTTAGATTATAACAAAAAAGCGGAGGAACTTACCGACAATCACGAACAAAAGGAACACTATAAATCCTTAAAACTGGAGGCCATTGAGGAAGCTCCAATCGGACTCATTATCGCTTATGACCGATCTGTACTGAACCAATTTACGATTGGAACGGTTGGCAGCAATGAAGCGGTAAAATTCAGTTCGGTTTGTGCTGCTCAGAACATCTGGCTCTCTCTCACTGAGCAGGGTTACGGAATGGGCTGGGTGTCTATTCTGAACTATTATCAGTTTAAAAAGATTCTCGATTTACCTGAAAACATTGAGCCCTTAGGGTATTTCTGCATCGGAAAACCTGCAACGAATTACGATAATCAACCCATGTTGCAGCAATTACACTGGAAACAAAAATCAGAGGCTCCCGATTGTAAGGAAATCAAAACTACCGTTGAAAATCTAATTCCGAATTTAAATTTAAACCCAAAAACAGCAAACTCAAAAGATTTCAACTTCAGCACTCAGCTACAAGACAAAATAGATTCGAAGACCAAACCCATTGGCGCTTTGGGGACTCTCGAGACTTTGGCTTTTCAAATGGGAACTGTTTTCGAAACCTTAAACCCCAAAATCATAAATCCTGCTATCGTCGTTTTTGCTGCCGATCATGGTATTGCCAATCATGGTGTTAGTGCTTACCCCCAGGATGTCACAAGACAAATGGTGACTAATTTTCTGGAAGGCGGCGCTGCCATTAATGTCTTCTGCAAGCAAAATGACATTCAGTTATCCATCGTTGATGCCGGTGTTAATTATGACTTTCCAACCAATGCCAATCTGATTAATGCCAAAATAGCCAAAGGAACACAATCCTTTCTGCACCTTCCCGCAATGAGTGAAGCAGAGTTACAGTTGTGCTTTGAAAAAGGAAAATCAATTGTGGAAGACCTTGCGAGAAAAGGTTCCAATTGTATTGGTTTTGGTGAAATGGGAATTGGAAACACCTCTACTGCCTCGGTATTGATGAGCCTTCTAACCGGATTCTCTATCGAAGAATGCGTAGGAAAAGGAACAGGTGTTGAAGATGAAAAATTACTGCAAAAACAAAACTTACTGCGAAAAGCTATTGAAAATTATACCGGTCCGGCCGAGTTAAAACAGCAGCTGGCCTACTTTGGAGGTTTTGAAATTATACAAATTGCCAGCGGAATGTTAACTGCTTTTGAGAACAACATGCTCCTTCTGGTGGATGGTTTTATTTGCAGCACTGCTTTCTTAATTGCTTCAAAAATAAATCCTGCTATTCATAAAAATGCGGTCTTCTGTCATTGTTCTGCCGAGAAAGCGCATCAGAAATTATTAGATTATTTAAATGCAAAACCTATTCTGAATCTGGATTTACGTTTGGGTGAAGGTACAGGCTGTGCGATTGCCTTTCCAATTCTGAAATCAGCTGAAGTTTTTCTGAATGAAATGGCCAGTTTCGAAAGTGCGGGAGTGAGTAGGAAATAG
- a CDS encoding tRNA (cytidine(34)-2'-O)-methyltransferase: MLNIVLVEPEIPNNTGNIGRLCVGTESRLHLIHPFGFVINDKNLKRSGLDYWVHLDVTEYQNIEEWIEQIPDQSRVFLMSSHAEKSYLETDFQDGDWLVFGKESVGLSKEVLARFENHLTIPMSKLIRSFNIANSVAFVVGEAKRQIGLKNN, from the coding sequence ATGCTAAACATAGTTCTTGTAGAACCTGAAATCCCTAATAACACTGGAAACATTGGACGTTTGTGCGTGGGTACAGAAAGCAGGTTACATTTAATTCACCCTTTCGGATTTGTAATTAACGATAAAAACCTGAAACGTTCGGGACTGGATTACTGGGTACATCTTGACGTTACCGAATACCAAAATATAGAAGAATGGATTGAACAGATTCCTGATCAGTCACGTGTTTTTCTGATGAGTTCTCATGCCGAAAAATCATATCTCGAAACTGATTTTCAAGACGGAGACTGGCTTGTATTTGGTAAAGAAAGTGTAGGTTTAAGTAAAGAAGTACTGGCACGTTTTGAGAATCACCTCACCATTCCCATGTCAAAATTAATCCGAAGCTTTAATATTGCCAATTCTGTGGCTTTTGTGGTAGGGGAAGCAAAAAGACAAATCGGACTGAAAAATAATTAG
- a CDS encoding pseudouridine synthase, producing the protein MHHHFLLFKPYGYLSQFIYELKRKKKLLGELYNFPEGTMAIGRLDEDSEGLLLLTTDGRISELVRSKKVDKEYYVQVDGIITPEAIEALQKGVEIGFDGGKYKTRPCTAFIVTEIPDFGPRAKKIRDERHGPTSWASITIREGKFRQVRKMTAAVGFPTLRLVRVRIGNVSLQNLKAGEVMEVTQFELDNEAV; encoded by the coding sequence ATGCATCATCATTTTCTTCTTTTTAAACCTTACGGCTATCTAAGTCAGTTTATTTATGAATTGAAAAGGAAGAAAAAGCTTTTAGGGGAATTATATAATTTCCCCGAAGGTACTATGGCCATCGGAAGACTTGATGAAGACTCTGAAGGTTTACTTTTATTGACGACAGACGGAAGGATAAGCGAACTGGTAAGAAGCAAAAAGGTAGACAAAGAATATTACGTTCAGGTCGACGGAATCATCACTCCCGAAGCAATCGAGGCCTTACAAAAAGGCGTTGAAATAGGTTTTGATGGCGGTAAATACAAAACCAGACCCTGCACTGCTTTTATCGTTACTGAAATTCCGGATTTTGGTCCAAGAGCCAAAAAAATCAGAGATGAACGCCATGGTCCAACCTCCTGGGCGTCGATTACAATAAGAGAAGGAAAATTTCGTCAGGTGCGGAAAATGACCGCGGCTGTTGGATTTCCAACTTTAAGACTGGTTCGTGTTCGCATAGGAAATGTATCTTTGCAAAACTTAAAAGCCGGAGAAGTGATGGAAGTAACCCAATTTGAATTAGATAATGAGGCCGTTTAA
- a CDS encoding ABC transporter substrate-binding protein: MRHLLPKMIFVLPFFLLIGCKKNESSEIVKTETEKNSIEYASGLSIIKHEGYSVVTVSDPWPDAHTKFTYILKEKEAKVPDSLQKYTTIKVPLESIVVTSTTNIPFLEMLEVENKLVGFPHTDYISSEKTRALIDKGAVKNVGQNEKLNIEQLIELSPDLIVTFGVDNNNAMLDNLKKSGLNVLIQADWMEQSPLGKAEWIKLYGALFGKEEQAKELFDKIVLSYDQAKKLVAGKPATSSVLYGSMYEDTWYVAKGNSWVAQFMKDAQANYLWADLKGTGSEGLSFEKVLVKAKTANFWIAAGSFKSLDEFGKSNPHYIEFDAFKSKNVYTFEGKAGATGGTVYYELAPSRPDLVLKDYIKIFHPELLPSYEFTFASKLN; the protein is encoded by the coding sequence ATGAGACATTTATTGCCCAAAATGATTTTTGTTTTACCTTTTTTTCTTCTTATCGGATGCAAAAAAAATGAATCTTCGGAGATTGTAAAAACGGAAACCGAAAAAAATAGTATCGAATATGCGTCCGGACTCTCGATTATAAAGCACGAAGGTTATTCGGTAGTAACCGTTTCAGATCCTTGGCCGGATGCCCATACCAAGTTTACTTATATACTGAAAGAGAAAGAGGCGAAAGTACCGGACAGTTTGCAAAAGTACACAACTATCAAAGTCCCTTTAGAGTCAATTGTAGTGACTTCAACGACTAATATTCCGTTTTTGGAGATGTTGGAAGTAGAAAATAAATTGGTAGGTTTTCCTCATACCGATTACATTTCTTCAGAAAAAACCAGGGCACTGATAGACAAAGGTGCCGTTAAAAATGTGGGGCAAAACGAGAAATTAAATATCGAACAATTGATAGAGTTATCTCCGGATTTAATAGTGACTTTCGGAGTAGACAATAACAATGCGATGCTTGATAATTTGAAAAAAAGCGGTTTAAATGTTTTGATTCAGGCCGACTGGATGGAGCAATCTCCCCTTGGAAAAGCAGAGTGGATTAAACTTTACGGTGCTTTATTTGGTAAAGAAGAACAGGCGAAAGAGTTGTTTGATAAAATTGTTTTGAGTTATGACCAGGCTAAAAAATTAGTAGCGGGAAAACCGGCAACTTCAAGTGTTTTATACGGTTCTATGTACGAAGATACTTGGTATGTTGCTAAAGGAAACAGTTGGGTGGCGCAGTTTATGAAAGATGCACAGGCCAATTACCTATGGGCGGATTTGAAAGGCACGGGAAGCGAAGGCTTGTCTTTTGAAAAAGTCTTAGTGAAAGCCAAAACAGCTAATTTCTGGATCGCTGCGGGTTCCTTTAAAAGTTTGGACGAATTCGGAAAAAGTAATCCTCATTATATAGAGTTTGATGCCTTCAAGTCTAAGAATGTTTATACGTTTGAAGGTAAAGCGGGAGCAACGGGAGGAACAGTTTATTATGAGCTGGCGCCAAGCCGTCCTGATTTAGTATTAAAAGATTATATCAAGATTTTTCACCCGGAGTTGTTGCCAAGCTATGAATTTACTTTTGCTTCTAAATTAAACTAA
- the cobU gene encoding bifunctional adenosylcobinamide kinase/adenosylcobinamide-phosphate guanylyltransferase translates to MIYLITGGERSGKSSYAQNLALQLSDTPIYVATARKWDSDFQNRIDRHQQERDERWTNIEKEKYLSEIDFSGKVALIDCVTLWLTNFFVDHKNEVTLSLEEAKKEFLSIAQQENATLIIVTNEIGMGVHAETHIGRKFTELQGWMNQFLASNADEVVLMVSGIPVKIKG, encoded by the coding sequence ATGATCTACCTAATTACAGGCGGCGAACGATCAGGAAAGAGCAGTTACGCTCAAAACCTGGCCTTACAACTTTCAGATACACCTATATATGTAGCGACAGCCAGAAAATGGGATTCTGATTTTCAAAACAGAATTGACAGACACCAACAGGAACGTGACGAACGCTGGACCAATATTGAAAAAGAGAAATACTTAAGCGAAATTGACTTTTCCGGAAAAGTGGCTTTAATAGATTGTGTTACCCTCTGGCTGACCAACTTTTTTGTCGATCATAAAAATGAGGTTACTTTAAGTTTAGAGGAAGCAAAAAAAGAATTTCTATCCATCGCGCAACAGGAAAATGCTACGCTGATTATTGTCACAAATGAAATCGGAATGGGGGTTCATGCCGAAACTCATATCGGCCGAAAATTCACCGAACTTCAGGGCTGGATGAATCAGTTTTTGGCTTCAAACGCGGATGAAGTGGTTCTAATGGTTTCGGGCATCCCTGTTAAAATAAAAGGATAA
- a CDS encoding ABC transporter ATP-binding protein → MTTILKSANLSIGYKSKKGVVTIAENLNLNLASGKLISLIGANGIGKSTLLRTITGIQQPLKGHVFLNEKNISTYKPLELAQNLSLVLTEKLPPSNLSVFELVALGRQPYTNWIGTLSQNDIEKVQEALELTQIEHLAQKKHFEISDGQLQKVLIARALAQDTPLIILDEPTTHLDLLHKVSLFKLLKKLTEETQKCILFSTHDIDLAIQLSDEMIIMTPELVVQDAPCNLISKGSFATLFKGEHIIFDAEKGKFVIT, encoded by the coding sequence ATGACTACTATTTTAAAAAGTGCAAACCTTAGTATCGGCTACAAGTCCAAGAAAGGAGTTGTGACTATTGCTGAAAATCTAAATCTGAATTTAGCTTCGGGTAAACTCATTTCGTTAATTGGTGCAAACGGAATTGGGAAATCGACTTTGCTTCGCACGATTACCGGAATTCAGCAGCCGTTGAAAGGGCATGTTTTTCTAAATGAAAAAAATATAAGTACTTATAAACCTCTGGAATTGGCTCAAAATTTAAGCTTAGTTTTAACCGAAAAGCTACCGCCAAGTAATTTGTCTGTTTTCGAATTAGTAGCTTTAGGACGTCAGCCTTACACCAATTGGATTGGGACTTTAAGTCAGAATGATATCGAGAAAGTTCAGGAAGCTTTAGAGTTGACTCAAATAGAGCATCTGGCACAGAAAAAGCATTTCGAAATTAGTGACGGACAATTGCAGAAGGTTTTAATTGCGCGGGCTTTGGCACAAGATACTCCATTGATTATTCTGGACGAGCCCACGACACATCTTGATTTACTGCACAAAGTTTCGCTATTCAAACTCCTCAAAAAACTAACAGAGGAAACGCAGAAATGTATTTTATTTTCGACTCATGACATCGATCTGGCAATTCAGTTGAGTGATGAAATGATTATTATGACTCCTGAATTGGTGGTACAGGACGCGCCATGCAATTTAATCTCAAAAGGAAGTTTTGCAACCCTATTCAAAGGCGAACATATTATTTTTGATGCCGAAAAAGGAAAGTTTGTAATTACATAG
- a CDS encoding copper resistance protein NlpE gives MKKLFIFSALFSLLLSCNTKTTKENNTTNKETVTKTNNSFSKTTIYEGIIPCADCSGIQMTLKIYTDYSVSQNNKFELISVYQGKEPGNVFTQKGNFNTERGLDKDPDGTIYVLNWDQPEEKQLYYGYYSSNPEKIYLLDKDRKRIKSNLNYFLTLKK, from the coding sequence ATGAAAAAGTTATTTATCTTTTCGGCTCTATTTTCTCTGCTACTGTCCTGCAATACAAAAACAACTAAAGAAAACAATACTACAAACAAGGAAACGGTCACTAAAACCAACAACAGTTTCAGCAAAACAACAATCTATGAAGGAATAATTCCGTGTGCTGATTGTAGCGGAATTCAAATGACTTTGAAAATCTACACCGATTATAGTGTTTCGCAGAACAATAAATTCGAATTAATAAGTGTCTATCAGGGAAAAGAACCCGGAAATGTCTTTACCCAGAAAGGTAATTTTAATACCGAAAGAGGATTAGATAAAGATCCGGACGGTACAATTTATGTCCTAAACTGGGATCAGCCGGAGGAAAAACAGCTGTACTATGGTTATTATAGTTCTAATCCTGAAAAGATCTATCTACTGGATAAAGACAGAAAAAGGATTAAATCTAATCTAAATTACTTTCTGACTTTAAAAAAATAA
- a CDS encoding iron chelate uptake ABC transporter family permease subunit has translation MFFLDISLGSVTIPFKEVYNSMTGSHASKSTWEYIIVNYRLPKAITAMLVGIGLSVSGLLMQTLFRNPLAGPDVLGLSSGAILAVAIVILGAGFLPSFLNSILLSPYAIVLASTIGSVLVLLLVLLVAQRLRNTMAILIVGLMFGSFTSAIVGVLTYFSSAEQLQKFTFWSLGSLGNLSWTSILILAVCVALGLFLSAGSIKPLNALLLGENYAKSMGLNYKRARLIIIFATSILAGSVTAFAGPVAFIGLAVPHIAKLTFQTSNHTVLYWSTFFYGGIIMLFCDMASQMPGLETTLPINAITSIIGAPIVVWLLMRKRNFQ, from the coding sequence ATGTTCTTTTTAGACATTAGCCTGGGATCAGTGACTATACCTTTTAAGGAAGTATATAACAGTATGACGGGAAGCCATGCCAGTAAATCGACCTGGGAATATATTATTGTCAATTATCGTCTGCCTAAGGCTATTACAGCCATGTTGGTGGGTATTGGTTTATCGGTGAGCGGTTTGCTGATGCAGACTTTGTTTAGAAATCCACTCGCAGGACCTGATGTATTAGGTTTAAGTTCGGGAGCAATTCTGGCTGTTGCGATTGTGATTTTAGGAGCGGGTTTTTTGCCTTCATTTTTAAATTCGATTTTATTGTCGCCGTATGCAATTGTACTGGCTTCGACAATAGGAAGTGTTTTGGTTTTATTATTGGTTTTATTGGTAGCACAGCGTTTACGAAATACGATGGCAATTTTAATCGTCGGATTAATGTTTGGCAGTTTTACCAGTGCTATTGTTGGGGTCTTGACGTATTTTAGTTCAGCGGAACAATTGCAGAAATTCACCTTTTGGTCTCTGGGGAGTCTTGGGAATCTTTCCTGGACTTCGATCTTGATTTTGGCAGTTTGTGTTGCTTTGGGTCTGTTTTTGAGTGCCGGAAGTATTAAACCTTTAAATGCCTTGCTTTTAGGTGAAAATTACGCCAAAAGTATGGGGTTGAATTACAAGAGAGCCCGATTGATCATTATTTTTGCAACAAGTATTCTGGCCGGAAGTGTTACTGCTTTTGCAGGACCGGTTGCATTCATAGGTTTGGCAGTGCCACATATTGCAAAGCTCACTTTTCAGACCAGTAATCATACAGTTTTATACTGGAGTACTTTTTTTTACGGAGGAATAATCATGTTGTTTTGCGATATGGCATCACAAATGCCGGGACTAGAGACTACGTTACCTATTAATGCCATCACGTCTATAATTGGCGCACCAATTGTCGTTTGGCTGCTCATGCGCAAAAGAAATTTCCAGTAA
- a CDS encoding DUF5522 domain-containing protein, with protein sequence MNPIKTKVCSSCESSFSCGDTSNENKCWCNDFPPIFNLSEGGDCLCPVCFKEACEDKIDAYVETLTPQKALKNKAISLPKQEKLIEGIDYYLEDGNYVFKAWFHLKRGSCCGNECRHCPY encoded by the coding sequence ATGAATCCCATAAAAACCAAAGTCTGCTCGAGCTGTGAATCTTCTTTCAGCTGTGGAGATACTTCAAATGAAAACAAGTGTTGGTGTAATGATTTTCCCCCTATTTTTAATCTTTCCGAAGGAGGCGACTGTCTTTGCCCTGTTTGTTTTAAAGAAGCCTGCGAAGATAAAATTGACGCTTACGTAGAAACGCTTACCCCACAAAAAGCTCTTAAAAATAAAGCCATATCTTTACCCAAACAAGAAAAGCTAATCGAAGGAATTGATTATTATTTGGAAGACGGAAATTATGTTTTCAAAGCATGGTTTCACTTAAAAAGAGGAAGCTGCTGCGGAAACGAATGCCGACATTGTCCTTATTAA